A genomic segment from Candidatus Binatus sp. encodes:
- a CDS encoding CapA family protein, whose amino-acid sequence MVGDVMLGRGVNEALRQVCPEYPWGDTLRHFHEADWRLCNLECVISDRGVPWRSTPKVFHFRSDARNIAVLTAAGIDAVSLANNHILDFGYDAMREMLELLDANHIKHAGAGLNHSRAFEPALSNVGGMTIALIALTDNEPQWEATADRAGLAYVPIDVADQRAQELFAMIGAAKQRDAVVIISAHWGPNWGYEPPKDHIRFAHRMIDEGADIIFGHSGHVFRGIELYRERPIIYCAGNFIDDYAIDEFERNDESFIYAIDLDDRVLPRSIRLSPTIIGDRQARMAGVRARSIAAKMQDLCTKLNTFAKWNDRDQRLEIRIG is encoded by the coding sequence ATGGTCGGCGATGTGATGCTGGGACGGGGTGTCAATGAGGCACTCAGGCAAGTCTGTCCCGAATATCCATGGGGCGACACCTTGCGACACTTTCATGAAGCGGACTGGCGGTTGTGCAATCTCGAATGTGTGATATCGGACCGAGGAGTTCCCTGGCGCTCCACTCCGAAGGTGTTTCACTTCCGTTCAGACGCCAGGAACATCGCCGTACTGACGGCGGCCGGCATCGATGCGGTATCGTTGGCAAACAACCACATCCTGGATTTCGGCTACGACGCGATGCGCGAGATGCTGGAACTGCTAGACGCCAACCACATCAAGCACGCAGGCGCGGGACTCAATCATTCGAGAGCTTTCGAGCCGGCGCTCTCGAACGTCGGAGGAATGACAATCGCGCTCATCGCTCTTACCGACAATGAGCCGCAATGGGAAGCGACGGCCGATAGGGCAGGGCTCGCCTACGTTCCGATCGATGTCGCAGACCAACGTGCGCAGGAACTCTTCGCGATGATCGGAGCCGCCAAACAGCGGGACGCAGTCGTTATCATTTCGGCACATTGGGGACCGAACTGGGGTTACGAGCCCCCAAAAGATCATATCCGTTTCGCACATCGTATGATCGATGAAGGAGCCGACATCATCTTCGGCCACTCGGGTCATGTCTTCCGCGGAATCGAACTCTATCGCGAGCGGCCGATTATCTACTGCGCGGGAAATTTCATAGACGACTACGCGATCGACGAATTCGAGCGCAATGACGAGTCGTTCATTTACGCGATCGACCTCGACGATCGCGTGCTCCCGCGAAGCATTCGTCTTTCGCCGACGATAATCGGGGACCGGCAGGCGCGAATGGCGGGAGTCCGCGCGCGAAGCATCGCGGCCAAGATGCAGGATCTTTGCACGAAGCTGAACACGTTCGCGAAATGGAACGACCGTGACCAACGCCTCGAAATACGAATCGGCTAG
- a CDS encoding universal stress protein, with protein sequence MPQSFRIVLSPIDFDENSLKALLTAGELARLAGATVYVLHVLPSVSSSLTQAGVDAAVAQEQVAKERLMGICHDHLGDLRYEVLTRTGDPAIAIVRVEEELNADLVVIATHVSRSKPKAFPGSVAERVVRESICPVVTVRPSASGDPDAVGTHMTVAPLTTSADTTVAGVRQVMARNRVRWVPVVDGSEVIGIVTDRDIAFNDATPDTTIGLLMTREVIAASPRTSLQEAARLLLECEVDGLPVVDNRKLVGVITTSDILKVFADVANRGASP encoded by the coding sequence ATGCCACAGTCATTTCGAATTGTTCTCAGCCCGATCGATTTCGATGAAAACTCGCTGAAGGCTCTGCTAACGGCCGGCGAATTGGCTCGGCTCGCGGGTGCCACGGTGTACGTTCTGCACGTACTCCCGTCCGTAAGTTCGAGCCTGACCCAGGCCGGGGTCGACGCAGCCGTCGCTCAGGAGCAAGTCGCCAAAGAACGACTGATGGGAATTTGCCACGATCATCTCGGCGACCTCCGCTATGAGGTTCTTACCCGAACCGGCGACCCGGCGATTGCCATTGTCCGTGTCGAGGAGGAACTCAACGCCGACCTCGTCGTTATCGCGACTCACGTCAGCCGCAGCAAGCCGAAAGCATTTCCCGGCAGTGTGGCCGAACGGGTTGTCCGCGAATCGATCTGCCCCGTCGTGACCGTAAGGCCGAGCGCGAGCGGCGACCCAGACGCGGTCGGCACGCATATGACAGTGGCGCCGCTGACAACCTCAGCAGATACGACCGTCGCTGGTGTGCGCCAGGTGATGGCTCGGAATCGCGTTCGATGGGTTCCCGTGGTGGACGGTAGCGAAGTCATAGGTATCGTGACCGATCGCGATATCGCCTTCAACGACGCGACGCCTGACACCACGATCGGACTGCTGATGACTCGCGAGGTGATTGCGGCTTCTCCGAGGACCTCTCTTCAGGAAGCTGCACGTCTATTATTAGAATGCGAAGTGGACGGACTACCGGTGGTCGACAATCGAAAACTCGTCGGCGTCATCACGACTTCCGACATCCTCAAGGTTTTTGCCGACGTGGCCAATCGCGGCGCATCGCCTTAG
- a CDS encoding gamma-glutamyltransferase family protein, giving the protein MSTVYPLLMGRRAMIATEHYLSAAAGAQIFAHHGNAIDAAVAATFVEGVVNPHMHTIGGEAPMLIYSASAGRVVSINGNMMAPARATIEHFKSLGIDLIPASGLLAAGVPAALDALLTALKTFGTKSLADVLEPALALASDGFPMHVGLSGEIADGSDVPVGGAGASIAQNAARYLRNWPSTARVYVPDGKVPRPGAVIKNPALANFYIRLLEAEAGANKSGREAGLDAARDRFYRGDIAREIVAWSDAQGGLLADTDLAGFTTAIETPVHANYRGVTMFKCGPWSQGPVFIQQLKLLEGFDLAAMGHNSADYVHTIVEAAKLSFADREAYYGDPKFTDVPIAALVSDRYAAIRRNLIDRERASIEQRPGDPAAMRALRDTPAQDARPWGGGTIHVTAADRDGNMIAVTASGGWIPSSPVIDALGFPLGSRMQTFYLDERHANALKPGKRPRTTLSPSLAMRADEPYLAFGTPGGDQQDQWTLQFFLNVVEFGMDLQRAIEAPKFSTAHAPSTFYPHNNFPGLVRIEDRIDAKVRESLAARGHRVEVRPPWSEGHVLAVQFDRTTGVLSGGADPRGQAIPVMPAQVIGW; this is encoded by the coding sequence ATGTCCACGGTCTATCCGCTCCTGATGGGGCGTCGCGCGATGATCGCGACCGAGCACTACCTCTCGGCCGCCGCCGGCGCCCAGATATTCGCTCATCACGGCAACGCTATCGACGCCGCGGTCGCCGCTACCTTCGTCGAAGGCGTCGTGAATCCGCATATGCACACGATCGGCGGCGAGGCGCCGATGCTGATTTATTCGGCATCTGCTGGGCGGGTAGTCTCCATCAACGGCAACATGATGGCGCCGGCGCGCGCCACGATCGAGCACTTCAAGTCGCTCGGAATCGATCTGATCCCCGCGTCGGGCCTGCTGGCCGCCGGTGTTCCAGCCGCGCTCGACGCGCTCCTCACCGCGCTCAAAACTTTTGGCACCAAGTCGTTGGCCGACGTCCTCGAGCCGGCCCTGGCGCTCGCCAGCGACGGCTTCCCGATGCACGTCGGGCTGTCGGGCGAAATCGCGGACGGAAGCGACGTTCCAGTCGGCGGAGCAGGCGCCTCGATCGCACAAAACGCCGCGCGCTATCTCAGGAACTGGCCCTCGACGGCGCGCGTTTACGTGCCCGACGGAAAAGTGCCGCGCCCCGGCGCAGTTATCAAAAATCCGGCGCTCGCGAATTTCTACATTCGGTTGCTCGAAGCCGAGGCTGGCGCGAACAAGAGCGGTCGCGAGGCGGGACTCGACGCCGCTCGCGATCGATTTTATCGCGGCGATATCGCGCGCGAGATCGTTGCATGGTCCGACGCGCAGGGCGGTCTGCTCGCCGATACCGATCTCGCCGGCTTCACCACCGCGATCGAAACGCCGGTGCACGCGAACTATCGCGGTGTCACGATGTTCAAGTGCGGGCCATGGTCGCAGGGTCCGGTATTCATTCAGCAACTGAAATTGCTCGAGGGATTCGACCTCGCCGCGATGGGCCACAACTCCGCCGACTACGTCCATACAATCGTCGAGGCCGCCAAACTTTCCTTTGCCGACCGCGAAGCATATTACGGCGATCCCAAGTTCACCGACGTGCCGATCGCAGCGCTGGTGAGCGATCGATACGCTGCGATCCGCCGCAACTTGATCGATCGCGAGCGCGCCTCGATCGAGCAAAGGCCCGGCGATCCGGCTGCGATGCGCGCGCTGCGCGATACGCCCGCGCAGGACGCGCGTCCGTGGGGCGGCGGCACGATTCACGTCACTGCCGCAGATCGCGACGGCAACATGATCGCGGTGACCGCCAGCGGCGGATGGATTCCCAGCTCACCCGTGATCGATGCGCTCGGCTTTCCGCTCGGCAGCCGGATGCAAACGTTCTACCTCGACGAGCGCCACGCCAACGCGCTCAAGCCCGGCAAGCGTCCGCGCACGACGCTGTCGCCGTCGCTTGCGATGCGCGCTGACGAGCCGTATCTCGCATTCGGCACGCCCGGCGGCGATCAGCAGGATCAATGGACGCTGCAGTTCTTTCTGAACGTCGTCGAGTTCGGGATGGATTTGCAGCGGGCGATCGAAGCGCCCAAATTTTCCACCGCGCACGCCCCCAGCACGTTCTATCCGCACAACAATTTTCCGGGTTTGGTGCGGATCGAAGATCGGATCGACGCCAAGGTGCGCGAGTCGCTCGCCGCGCGCGGACATCGTGTCGAAGTGCGGCCGCCGTGGTCCGAGGGCCACGTCCTCGCGGTGCAGTTCGATCGCACGACCGGCGTGCTGTCCGGCGGCGCCGATCCGCGCGGACAGGCGATACCCGTGATGCCGGCGCAGGTGATCGGCTGGTGA
- a CDS encoding CBS domain-containing protein, whose amino-acid sequence MIEKPKARRTLTVARPKATAQRSPKGSMRIENWMAKPVITVRPHDSVADARRTLEQHRVNQLPVVVNGRLVGIVTDRDLRSASDGMRESGMAARANLIQEDVIPENITVETVMSAKVMKLKPQDAIERAARLMRRERIGGIPVVDGKKLVGIITRADILKAFIALSGKAS is encoded by the coding sequence ATGATTGAAAAACCCAAAGCCCGTCGTACGCTTACCGTAGCTCGTCCCAAGGCGACAGCGCAGCGCAGCCCCAAAGGCAGTATGCGTATCGAGAACTGGATGGCCAAGCCGGTAATCACTGTCCGTCCCCACGATAGCGTGGCGGATGCGAGGAGGACGCTGGAGCAGCACAGGGTAAATCAGCTTCCGGTGGTGGTTAATGGAAGGTTGGTGGGAATCGTCACCGATCGCGACTTGCGCAGTGCTTCGGACGGCATGCGCGAGAGTGGGATGGCTGCAAGGGCAAACTTGATTCAAGAAGATGTGATTCCGGAAAATATTACGGTCGAAACGGTGATGTCGGCCAAGGTGATGAAGTTGAAGCCGCAGGACGCTATTGAGCGAGCCGCTCGTCTGATGCGCCGGGAGCGGATCGGCGGAATTCCGGTCGTGGATGGGAAGAAACTAGTGGGAATCATTACTCGCGCCGATATTCTCAAAGCGTTCATCGCGCTTAGTGGCAAAGCAAGTTAG
- a CDS encoding GYD domain-containing protein, which translates to MATYIMLTRLSPEALKRPESVVELNKQVAERIKRECPDVKWIANYAVLGPADYVDVFEADDAETATKVSLLVRSVGHATTETWIATPWDRFAALAKTLK; encoded by the coding sequence ATGGCGACGTACATAATGCTTACGAGACTCTCACCAGAGGCGCTCAAAAGGCCGGAATCTGTAGTTGAACTCAACAAGCAAGTTGCAGAGCGAATCAAACGCGAATGCCCCGACGTAAAATGGATAGCCAACTACGCGGTTCTCGGACCCGCGGATTACGTCGATGTCTTCGAGGCCGATGATGCCGAGACCGCAACCAAGGTCTCGCTCCTGGTCCGCAGCGTCGGGCATGCAACCACCGAGACATGGATCGCAACGCCGTGGGATCGTTTCGCCGCGCTTGCAAAGACGCTGAAGTAA
- a CDS encoding cyclase family protein yields the protein MRLAALAIGLIALGATRLGYSAESIHSSKIVDLTYTFDDKTIYWPTEKGFVHEFEKYGETAEHYFYSSAKYVAPEHGGTHTDAPIHFNEHGITLDQVPLADCIGPAAVIDFSARAASNPDATLSVDDIKAYESANGAIPDGAIVVARSGWGKYWPDRKRYMGTDIPDDVAGLHFPGFSPEAANYLLTNRKVAAIAIDTASIDPGTAADFPVHRIWLGANKPGFENVANADRLPPKGATIFCIPMKIGKGTGGPTRIFAVLP from the coding sequence GTGAGATTAGCCGCACTCGCGATCGGTTTGATCGCCCTCGGCGCGACCCGGCTCGGCTATTCGGCGGAGTCGATCCATTCCTCGAAAATCGTGGACCTAACCTACACGTTCGACGACAAAACGATTTACTGGCCGACTGAGAAGGGCTTCGTGCACGAATTCGAAAAATACGGCGAGACCGCCGAGCACTATTTTTACTCGTCCGCAAAGTACGTCGCGCCCGAGCACGGCGGCACTCACACCGACGCGCCGATTCATTTCAACGAACACGGCATCACGCTCGATCAGGTTCCGCTCGCCGACTGTATTGGTCCCGCCGCGGTGATCGATTTCTCCGCGCGCGCCGCCAGCAATCCCGACGCAACTCTGAGCGTCGATGACATTAAGGCATACGAGAGCGCGAACGGCGCGATTCCCGACGGCGCGATCGTCGTCGCGCGCTCCGGATGGGGCAAGTACTGGCCCGATCGCAAGCGCTACATGGGTACCGACATCCCCGATGATGTCGCGGGCTTGCACTTTCCGGGCTTTTCGCCGGAAGCGGCGAATTATCTACTAACGAATCGTAAGGTTGCGGCGATCGCGATCGACACCGCGAGTATCGATCCCGGCACGGCCGCTGATTTCCCGGTTCATCGCATTTGGCTCGGCGCCAACAAGCCAGGCTTCGAAAACGTCGCGAATGCGGATCGATTGCCACCCAAGGGCGCGACGATTTTCTGCATCCCGATGAAAATCGGCAAAGGCACCGGCGGTCCGACCCGCATTTTCGCGGTGCTTCCGTGA
- a CDS encoding YbhB/YbcL family Raf kinase inhibitor-like protein, with protein sequence MALKLISPAFKNQGEIPAVHTCDGKDLSPALAWSNVPEGTRSLALIADDPDAPDPAAPKMTWVHWVLYNLPPTLDGLPEAAGSAKLPAGTLAGVNDWKRTGYGGPCPPIGRHRYLFKLYALDKILPDLNRPTKAKLETAMKGHILAQATLIGTYQRKR encoded by the coding sequence ATGGCACTGAAGCTGATCTCTCCTGCCTTTAAGAATCAGGGCGAGATACCTGCCGTTCACACCTGCGACGGAAAGGATCTCTCTCCCGCACTGGCCTGGTCGAACGTTCCTGAAGGAACGCGAAGCCTCGCCCTAATCGCGGATGACCCGGACGCCCCCGATCCGGCTGCGCCAAAAATGACCTGGGTGCACTGGGTACTTTACAATCTTCCGCCCACGCTCGATGGCCTGCCGGAGGCGGCCGGTTCCGCCAAATTGCCAGCCGGTACTCTGGCTGGTGTGAATGACTGGAAGCGCACCGGTTATGGCGGGCCATGCCCCCCAATCGGACGTCACCGGTATCTTTTCAAGCTCTATGCGTTGGACAAAATACTGCCTGACCTCAATCGGCCAACGAAGGCAAAACTTGAAACCGCGATGAAAGGTCATATCCTGGCCCAGGCGACGCTGATCGGAACCTATCAGCGCAAGCGTTGA
- a CDS encoding glutathione S-transferase N-terminal domain-containing protein: MIDLYYWPTPNGHKITIFLEETGLEYKIVPVNIRKGEQFAPEFLKISPNNRMPAIVDHNGPGGKPLALFESGAILIYLGEKTGKFLSSEPHAKYTTIQWVMFQMGGIGPMFGQRGHFLRAAPEKIPYAIDRYTNESRRLLNVMEKRLAEAEYLAGDYSIADMATYPWVVGTRREPEELQARPNFKRWLDAISERPAVKRGLAVMADLPPEPLDEEARSILYGNKQFEKR, encoded by the coding sequence ATGATCGATCTCTACTATTGGCCGACGCCCAATGGGCACAAAATTACGATCTTTCTCGAAGAAACCGGGCTCGAATACAAAATCGTGCCGGTCAATATCCGCAAGGGCGAGCAATTCGCGCCCGAGTTTCTGAAGATCAGCCCGAACAACCGGATGCCCGCGATTGTCGATCACAACGGTCCCGGCGGAAAGCCGCTCGCGCTGTTCGAGTCGGGCGCGATCCTGATCTATCTCGGCGAGAAGACCGGCAAGTTCCTGTCGTCCGAGCCGCACGCAAAGTACACGACGATTCAATGGGTGATGTTCCAGATGGGTGGAATCGGCCCGATGTTCGGACAGCGCGGACATTTCCTGCGCGCCGCGCCGGAGAAGATTCCGTATGCGATCGATCGCTACACCAACGAATCGCGCCGCCTGCTGAACGTGATGGAGAAGCGCCTCGCCGAGGCCGAATACCTGGCCGGCGATTATTCGATCGCCGATATGGCGACCTATCCGTGGGTTGTAGGCACTCGTCGCGAGCCCGAGGAACTGCAAGCTCGGCCCAACTTCAAGCGCTGGCTCGACGCGATCTCCGAACGGCCTGCGGTCAAGCGCGGCCTCGCGGTGATGGCCGACTTGCCGCCGGAACCGCTCGACGAAGAAGCGCGCTCGATCCTCTATGGCAACAAGCAATTCGAAAAGCGCTGA